Genomic DNA from Mixophyes fleayi isolate aMixFle1 chromosome 7, aMixFle1.hap1, whole genome shotgun sequence:
TGTGGAATTCCTAAGTGAGATCTGCCAAGTTGAGATACATTTGTTGAGTACAACTTTTAATCAATGACCTTTTCTTACTTAATAGTGGCTGCTAATAAACTTGTGCACACTGAATTATGAAAGACTCTCTGCTGGTTATGAGAATTATCTCTTTAATGGAGAGCATCTGCAATACTGTTGCTGGACTTGGGGAATCAAACATTTGTTTGTATTGTATTGAGGCTACATATGGACAAACAATATCAGAAAAGGAAATTATTTTGTTTGGAACCGTATTACAGACATTTGCTGTCCCAAAACACATTTATTCATCATTTTACCTATGAGGTCAGCTTAGATAAACAGGTATGTGTTGTTTCACATTGGGATAAAGCTGGATCCAACTTTAGTTCCACTAAGGACTTTTCTGTTTGCAGGCTTTAACCTGGGCTACAATGTCCAAGCTGAGACAAAGGGCATCTGGATGTGGTGTGTTCCCCATCCCAAGAAAGTGAATCACACACTGGTTCTGCTGGACACAGAAGGTCTGGGAGATGTGGAGAAGGTGAAGTAGATACTAAAAATTTTCCTATGTAATACAGGGTGAAATATAGGAGTTGCATATAAAATTTCACCTTCGCAAAACAACCCAATCTAGTATGTGACTTTACTAGAGGGGATTGTAAGTTCCGTGTCTATAGGGATATGAACTGGTTTCAGTACTGTATATCTACCATGTCTACTATTGGGGTTTTCCATTTTTAATCATGGAGTCTGTCCATACTTCTGATTAAAGAAAGGCTAAGGGTTGGGGCTTTGGGGTGAATAGAATGgccaatgtatgtatgtaagtatgtatgtatgtatgtatgtatgtatttatttacgtAAAGATCTATATGGCAAACAAGAAAGCATATACTTACTTGGTAAAATTATAAGTGCAGTCTACACAGTTTGCAAATTCATGGAAGAGGTGAGCGTTTATCTGTGATGCCGGCTGGGAACTTGCAAACATGTCCATATTGCTGGTAGCCGCTAGCAAAATTTATTAACACCAGCCAGGTGTAAGAGTtcaatatacctcccaacatttgaaaaCTTGCGACAACTGGTGTGGTGAAGTCAGAcagggactgtcctgcctaaaagGAGACATTTGGTTCAATGCATACATTAAAGGGCCTTGTGTAAAGTGCCTTACGGTCTTACCGGATGAGTAATTGttttaacaaaaatgtattcaatgtatGGATGAAGTTATATGTTTATATGCAATATAACTTGTATATAGATATGACTAGTAACACGTGTGTGCACACAtgtgcgtgtgtttgtgtgtgtgcatgcatgcaaaatttagaaaagaaaaattacTTGTACGTAGCAGGTCTATAAATAATATAGCAAAGTTTCCATAAAAAATTAGTTGTCAAGTATAATTACATTGAATTTATCCAATATTATTGGATATCatccaatataaatatattggatAATATCAGAACCACATTACAAACAAAGGGGCTCATTACACCAATTTTATTATTTCTTGTTCTCTTACAGGGGGATACAAAAAATGACATCAGGATTTTTTCTCTTGCCGTTCTCTTGAGCAGTGCCTTGGTGTATAATAGCAAGGGCACAATTGATCAGGATGCTCTAAATAGACTAAAGTATCCTTtaaaatgaaaggaaataaaaCAGAATATACTTCACTGTTCTAATTGTGGAGGTCGGCATATGATCGTATAAATCAGTGTTTAGCATAAAATGATAGAAACAAGTTTCCGGTAGAAGTAGCTGAACTTGAGAAGGTTGAACACCTTTGTCCAACCACGTCTAGTGAGATAGGTACAAACTTTCCCTGTGTGTCCCATCATTACCAGATTCCACCAACTCCCTGGCAGCTtataggggagaagagagtcaTCACCACTGACTGTAAGTGTGTGGAATATTCCAACTCCGACTTTCTATGTAAACAGAGAACATGGCAACTGTCTGGACAAGATTAGATGCTGATccattcatcttatgcctcatctTACTTTTGCGTGGGCAGCTATGTAGTGTTAGGTCCAGGGGCCCTTGTTGTCAGAGCTGTGAAACATTCAGCTGTGTGAGTATGGGCCAGTGGCAGAActgccattggtgcagcaggtgtggtacactggggcccatggagataatggggcccgctgcacaagaaactagtgagctgtgggccccgggtcCCTTCTCTATGCtttcctgcactggggcccacagctcactagttctgtcTCTGGTGTGGACAATGGCCAATCAATGGGTTACATGGGGGAAAATTACCTATCTATAAAGAGTACAATCTATTTAAAGAGACATAGAGACATTGAAGTGCGTGTTGCAGCCATCATGACTGTCCTTTAGATAAAGGGTTTCAAACAACAACCCTCATGTACATGAGTACGTATGAATTACAACTCTTAGCCCACATTTAGCAAGAAACACCCAAATCCATTCTGCTCATCCCATCAGAACCATCAGACTTTTGCACACCCCAAAGTTGCTGCTGTTGATGCTGTTTAGTATCTATATTGAGTCTCCAATTCCGCAATTGATATAACAATTCAGCTTTGCAATCAAGATTGGAAACAATCCAAAATTGAGTAAACAcagaaatttttttatttaatagaaaGCGACCAGAgtgaaaattaataaataaaaacagtatgTTTGTTTCTTAACTTACTTGTGCTAGATTTGTGGGGGAACTTACAGAGCTAATCAAGGTGAAATCTAAGGACAATGATGACGAGGAGGCAGAATTCTCTGAGCATTTCCCCATCTTCATCTGGGCGGTGAGGGACTTTACTTTGGGACTAGTGATTGACGGAAACGTGGTCACAGAAGATGATTATCTAGAGAATGCTCTAAAGCTGAAAACCCGTAAGTATTGGAAAAGAAGTAGAAAGATTTACTAAAGTAGTACTCTAACAGATGTGGGGAGGAGATTTAAAAGAAATCAATGAAAACATGCATATAAAGGTATGGGAAGAACCCAACgttaatatgaaaataaaatcaaattataaataattatatttttcttttctcttttactTTTACAAAAGCTGAGAAAACATTGAAGAACATGGAGTTTAATAAGCCCAGGCAATGCCTCCGCATGTATTTCAGAAGCCGGAAATGCTTTGTGTTTGATTTGCCATCGGCTGACAAAGAAGTTCTACAGAAGATGGAGGAAGTACCTGAGAGTGACCTTAAACCTGATTTTGTGGCTCAGTCAAAGAAGTTCTGTGACTATATATTCGATAAAGCTGAAGTGAAGCGTGTTATAGGAATACCTGTAGTCACAGGAATCAGTGAGTTGATCTATGTCATTAATATTGTCACACTATAAATTTTGTAAGTGTTCAAATTGTGCAAACCCAAAAAAGCAACCATTCCACACGAGAAATAAATTTTACTGAAAAGCACTGTAATTTGTCAGTGGCTGGCTAATATCACAAATCATCCCATGTTTCAATTCTTTggacaattcatgatttttgacttTCAACAAATCTTTTATTAATGttcaaaaactaatttaaagtcCTAGTTTAACCAGATTGTTAACAATGTAAATTTGGTTAATCTGTTATTATTTATGCTGGTTATTTTATATATGGTTCAATTGTCAAAAAAATTCATCTATAAGACAATTTTGGACAgaagatacattttaaaaattagttGATCAATTGATGTGAAGTCCTAAAATTTTTCAGAATGACCTTCACAAAGTAATTTGGCAACCTTGAGATTTGGCAAATCTTTTTTCCAAAACATTTATCTCATTTCTAATTATTATTTGCTTATTTTATAGCGATCCATAAAAAAAGTTAATAGAGGATCAAGTTTAGAGATTTCTCAACTGTTTGACAAAGTCtttaaaacatacaataatatattACTTTTCTCATTTCGAGGACTGGCTAAATTGGCAGAAACATACACTGAAGCCATAAGCACCACAAATGTCGCCTGCATGGAAGATGTGGTGGTTTCTTTGTCTGAGATAGAAAACAAGGCGGCCGTCCAGGAGGCAATACTGTACTATGAGAACAAGATGATGGCAAACGTTGTGTTCCCCACCGAGACACTTGACCAGTTTCTGAATCTGAGTAGACAATGTGAGAATGAAGCTCTTGAGATTTTCATGAACAAATCCTTCAAGGACAAAGATCACAAATTCCAAAGACAATTTATAGTGAGTTACTCGtccaaacataaaatatatgagGGAGAAGAAATGTCAATGACCTTGAGGTGATCAACTCATGGTTTCTGCAGATATTAATTTCAGCTTGTTTTCCATATATTAAGGTCACCTGAGTAAAAGATATACAGTAGGCTTCAACTATAAAGGGGTGGGGACATAGCGATAATAGacagtgacatttttacttttgccAGCAAGAACAATGCATAAAGTTATGCAAATCATCATGTTCTCCTAGATGACTGTACAGTATATGAACATATATGTCTGGTGTCTGGTATTGAAATAGACCCAGCTGAGTAAAATAACGGACGCTAAACCTCCACATTGTTTCCACTTCATGAATAGCTCCATTTTAGTGTTTCCAATAAGGATTAATTGAAATTCAAGTGACTATTAATTACTAGAAGGAGACAGTAGTTCAATATTCCAATGTTACACCCAAGGAATAAAGATACAACATGCAGTTGAGTCTCTTTTATTTCCTTTATCAGGAACTTGTACAACAGAAAAAGGAAGATTTCTGCGAGATGAATGAGACAAAGTCTTGGGAATGTTGTGAGAACCTTATTGAGAAGCTTTCTGCAGAGTTTGAGAAAGCTTTGTCTGAAGGAACGTACAGCGTTCTTGGTGGACATAAAAAGTTCAAGCAAGACTTGAAAGCAATAAAGGAACAATACAATATGGAAACAGGAAAAGGTGTACAGGTATGTGGGTGTGGCTTACTATTTGACCTATTAGATGAcaattaattttatcatcataAACTCTATTTTGTTGATTGATTTAAAGGGGAAGTGCTTATGGTGGTCCAGTCTTTGTGACTCCTCTGCTGGAGCTGTGTTATGTTTAATAGCCATTGAACAAAAGATAATGAGTTCAAAGAGTACTTTATAAAGGATCATTGACTAGAGATGGGCGAATTGTTTAGACAGTCTCATAAATTTGGCTAAAGTATTTAAATTTGACTTTGGTCACTTAGTTTAAGAATCACCTTAAGATTATCATAAGAATATCGCCCACCAGTAAAAAAGCATCAAGAAACGTCACATATCTATCGCGCTATGAAAACAGTTAACAGTACCTTGGACAATCGGCTGCTTTGCTGCATAGTTGTGTAATGTTTGTAACAATCCACATTGGGAAAACATGCCACCCATCTACAGTATTGTGCAAGACTTTCACGTGGACCGTAAACACTTATGTATTTTATGGAacgttcattatcatcatcatcaccatcatcatctatttatatagcggcattAATGCTGAAGCGCTGTAcaaataactcactcacatcagtccctgccccactagagcttacagtctaaattctctaatatacacacagacagaactagagaaactaagggcaatttaataacagtcagttaatctaccagtatgtttagaaagtgtgggaggaaaccggagcacccagaggaaacccacgcagacacggggagaacatacaaaccctacACAAATAATGTTACAATCTCAACAATATTTTGTCTGTATATAGCCATATATAGCAATATAGGTGGCAAAGAATACAGTGTAGCATGTGTGTGGTAGAAAGAGCAGTATTTTGAATTTGTTATATGTTTATATCCCATTTTAATTGCTCTAATAGAGCCAAAATTAAATTGTATCcattttacaaaattccattactcttaatgttttgtcattgccaAAATTGTGTCATATATTGATAATATCAATTCATACATGTCActgtaataacattttaaaacccattttattattcattatcaaTGGTCCATATTTTAAAACAGTCTGTTACAAGCtaacatttttttctgtatttgttgTTAACAATCTAGATTTAAAGATACACAGGCAAGCCATTGTGATATCAACAGGTCTATTTCGTAAATCAGAATGACTGCCAAAGAACACATTAGTCAGTCTGACATTACAAACCCTTTTTCATTATGAAAATACAATATCCAGTTGATGCCTGTTTATTTAGTCAGTTACTCTCAGGGACCTGCTTCTGCTCCACACAATTGTAAAATGTTTTGAGAGGAAATCCTGTAATAAAACTGGATTGGAAAATCTCTAAACCACTGGTATAAAATGCAGTGAGCGAAGTTTATCTGAAATTGCAAATTggaggcctgaatcattaaggagagcaaagcaaaaaaaaaaaaagaaaaaagagtcaatttgctatggacaaaacatgttacaatacaaggggtgcaaataagtttattattttgcacataagaaaaatactggatgCTTTTTCTTCTAGCGCACAAACAGTGTagcatttttacactgaaatttaaaattaatctaAGACATTCCCtggcccaactataaatctatccccacattttaatttttcctccttttccaatgcaacatggttttgctaaggtgtaaagttactcctttttgtgttttgctctccttaagtaCTCAGGCCCTTATAAGTCTTGATACGGGCAGATAGGCACAAATAGAAATTCTAGTGTTCCTTACATCTCATGTTTCAGATCATACTCAAAACACCTTCAGAAGAGGATTTCAGGGTTAGAGTGTGCTGACTTTCTAGGGACCAGTGTCCACTTCTGTTGTTGTGTAGTTAGGGCAGGATGGCAGACTGAGGGGTCTCCTTCTAAAGGTCAATTTGCAGAAATAGTGATAAAAGTTGCTGTTTTGTACATTCATATTTCCTAATCACTAAATCTGTTGACATAAAAAATGACTGACACCACTGATTATTCAGTAAAACCTAGAGAACAAGTAAGTCTATGAAagatctttttattaaattgatCCTGTAGATCACTCCAAAAAGTTTCCACTAGTTTCATATACTAGAGTTCAAAATTAAgagacataataataataataataataataatgataataaaaattacATGTTAGGGCCACCACTTCAGTGGTGTTTCCCCATGTGCACTATTAAACCCAATGACATAAATTTGAAAACCTCCATAGAATTATTAGACATTGAACATCATGCTGGAGGTGTCAGGTCTATTTTAAATCATTATGTGTGTCCATGTGTCATGTTTGTTAGATTTACCCACAACAGTAGCGATTCTGAAGTCTTtaagtaattaattaatttgttatCACTTTGACTATGCTCAGTGTTTAAAGCTtacaactattcaattaatgccaTTGTAATTTCAATATTCAGTATAAGCACACAATGTTAACAAATTAATTAACTGTTCAATTAAAGACTTCTGAATATGAAATTATGTGATAAAAAGACTAAACACTGCTGATGACTCCAGGCATGCGGAAACAAACTAAAAATGCAGGATCATTTGGTATAGATACATATCCAGTATGGTGCCCAGATGACTGACTGTTCTATAACTAGTTTGTTTGTATAGTAATGGAAAACTCCTTAGATGGacattttcccattcatttcaatacatAAACTCATCTCAGTGGGTTTTACATGTGAAGCACACACGGCtgaaaccccattgaaataatTGGGAACATTGAAATGAAAGGGGAAAGCTCAGAGATATTTAAACATCGCTGGTGAATCAATGGAGGATGCTAAGATCACTTCTTCATAGAGAAGAGAGTAGAGACAAATATTTCCTGGTGATTTCTAGTAATTTTGTTCAATGTAATAAAAGTTGGAATATTGAGCTTCAGTCGACACCCtctgagagttagatagtgggAGAAGCAGGTTTCCCAGAAACCCACTGTAGTGTTATTAAGCTCTTCAACAGAACACAGCTCAAGCTAATGGAATATACATATGAATGCTCCACTAAAGGAAACCAATActctattttacattatattcacTAACCCTTTGATGTTCTGCAGGCGGAAGCAGTACTGAAGCATTACCTTATGTCCAAAAAACCCATTGATATCACCCTTCTGAAAAGTGATGAAGCTCTGACTGAGATAGAGAAGGAAAATGAAGGTGAACGATTATTGTTGTTACATGTTAAGTGTCCTTTTGCCTCACAACACATTGAATTCCATCACACCATAATTTTTTGTTCAACCAGTATTGTGAGTAATTGTACTAAAAAATAACATGTAAGCTTTTACAAAAAGTCATTTTTTGGGAAATTTCGTTAACCCCCACAATGGAACTAAAAAATACTTACTGTGATCAGGCAACATCGTCATCTCTATATACCCCAACAAAGAGCACAGATATGGTTTATAACAAGACAGTGTACTTATATAAACAAAtgcataaattaaattaaattagtaaagaaaataaagcaaagagAAAGAATTGGTTAGATGCAAATAGAGTACTAAGTTTATGttcatttgtgtatataatatgaCCTAATTGCAGTTGTTACCATTCAGTACACTTTTATGTAGTCAATAATAagacatatgtaataaaaatatattgctaaAATCTGATAAAAACAATATTCTGCAAACATGCAGCTGAGCTGCTTTCAATGTTTATAGCCCTGATGGTGGAGTATGTGGGGGATGTACTGAACGCATGGAGTAGCAGGTACTGTATATGTAACATCTTTATCTCTGTCtcagaacattatta
This window encodes:
- the LOC142098592 gene encoding guanylate-binding protein 7-like, translating into MKAPVCLIENTPEGKLEPNPEAIDILSKINQPVVVVAIVGLYRTGKSYLMNKLAGEQKGFNLGYNVQAETKGIWMWCVPHPKKVNHTLVLLDTEGLGDVEKGDTKNDIRIFSLAVLLSSALVYNSKGTIDQDALNRLKFVGELTELIKVKSKDNDDEEAEFSEHFPIFIWAVRDFTLGLVIDGNVVTEDDYLENALKLKTPEKTLKNMEFNKPRQCLRMYFRSRKCFVFDLPSADKEVLQKMEEVPESDLKPDFVAQSKKFCDYIFDKAEVKRVIGIPVVTGIRLAKLAETYTEAISTTNVACMEDVVVSLSEIENKAAVQEAILYYENKMMANVVFPTETLDQFLNLSRQCENEALEIFMNKSFKDKDHKFQRQFIELVQQKKEDFCEMNETKSWECCENLIEKLSAEFEKALSEGTYSVLGGHKKFKQDLKAIKEQYNMETGKGVQAEAVLKHYLMSKKPIDITLLKSDEALTEIEKENEEKKAIQKNKELESQMLKLEQYQSKQKMADQVTTMEENWKQLEEKMSEERRLMKHQIERVIEEKNREMNTYQNQGSLQANMYHAQIEDLQNKKVELNEPAWYKPIWNGFTQVMGAVAPAVISILLQKKFFPL